The window CTGGACACTTATAATATTGATAAAGAACTGGTTCAGAAATTAATATCTATTGCTCCATTGGATACTTCCAGTGTTCCCAAATATACATTAGCAGATGCTCCTGAAGAATGGCTGAAAGATCACCCCTATTTTAAATATTCTGCAGATAAGATTATCTTCTACCGGATCACCTATCCTGATGACAAGAAGATCTGGAAGTTTTTGAAATTAAAACCTGAATATGAAGAAAGGATGAAGCTATATTTAAAATAATAAAAACATTTACCTATGAATTTAATATGGAACTATCCAAAATAATATTTTCTATTTTGGATAGTTTCTTCGATAAAAGACTATTTTAAATTTTAGTGATGCATATAATTGCTTGGTCCATTGGTTCCTTCAATGGATTCAGGGAGAATTCCATATTTGGAGCGTAAATTAACGGTTCCCAGGGTTTTTCCGGTCTCAATTTCAATGACACTAATGGTTCCTGAATTGATATTAGGGAGATCCAGCAGGTTATTTTGTACAGCTACTACTTCTTTTCCTTTTTTCGTTTTAAAGAAAACCATATGATGGGCACCTTTATCTGCGGTAAGGGTTTTTAAAAGTTTAAGCTGAGGAAGATTGCTGATGTCAAAAACAAGAACTTTTCCCGGATCTGCAAAACTCACATAGAGCCTGTTATTATCATCAATGTACATTTCCAGAGTCCAGCCAAGACCTTGTGTACTTCCGTCAAATATTTTAGTAAAAGCATCGTATTTCTTGGTTGCAGCATTGTATGGTGCTATCCATATATCTCCTCCAAGCATTGTTGTAGCAAGAGCATATTGTGGAAATTTACCACGAAGCAGTAAAACTTCAACAGGACTTGATAAATCCGTTGGTGAATCTGCAACCTGATAAGTTTCTTTTAATTCGTAAGTGTTGAGATCTAATAAAGTACAGGTATTCCCAAAACCGCTGGTAAGATCCGGATGAATGGTTGAAGTAACCATCATAAGCCCTTTTTCTTCATTAACAGAGATACCGTGTGGATACATGATAAATTTATTGGGATTATCTTGAATTGGAGCTTTAATGGTTTTAATAAGCTGATTGGTATTAGCATTAAAAACACCTATACTGCCATCTTTTGGTCCTCCTGCTCCTCCCATAAAGGTCATAAAAAATCTTCCATCATTCGTAAAGAATATATTTTCACCCACTGTATTCTCTCCTGTATCAATAGGTGTTGCGCCAACTAATATGGGCTGACCGTTTTTATCTTTTGCCGTTTTTACCTGATAGAGATAGCTTCCTCCCAACGCCGTTGAATACAATTTGTTGGCGCTCTGGTTGTAATAAAGATGATGAGGCAAAACACCAACCCCTAACTCAAGTTTGCTGCTTATATTTCCAAAATTGGGAGCTTCAGGGTCTAGTTCTATCACGGCAATTCCATCTGGTTGTCCATTCAGACTTCTATAGTCAATATAAAATGCTGTATCGTGTGGAATCTCTGAATGATTATCATCCTGACAATGAGAAAATATCATCAGAATACCGATAAATAAGGGAACTTGATTAAATTTTAATTTCATGATTTTCAGTTATTTAATTATTTACATTATAAATATAACATAATTTATAATAAAAACTGAAAATATTACACCAATATGTGAATATTAATAAAAACACTCACTTATAAAAAAAAAGCAAGCAGGGAAAAATTCTCTACTTGCCATTTTAGTTTATTATAAAATATTATTTAATCGATTGTTTTGCTTGAATCTGTTAGCAGATCATTTAATGCATTAAGCTCATCCTCAGTAAGGTCTCTCCATTTCCCAATTGGGAGATCAAGTTTGATATTCATGATACGAATTCTTTTCAACTTTTTTACTTCGTAGCCCAGGTATTCACACATTCTGCGGATCTGTCTGTTAAGTCCCTGAGTAAGAATAATCCTGAAATTCATTTCATCAATCTTCTCTACTTCACATTTTTTAGTAACGGTATCCAAGATAGGAACTCCGTTTCTCATTTTTTCAAGAAATCTTGGAGTGAGCGGTTTATCTACGCGTACCAGATACTCTTTTTCGTGGTTATTTCTTGCGCGAAGAATTTTATTTACAATATCACCATCACTGGTTAAAAGAATAAGCCCTTCACTAGGTTTATCAAGTCTTCCAATTGGAAAAATTCTTTTGGGATGATTGATATAGTCTACAATATTGTTCTTTTCACGTTTGGTATCTGTAGTACATACAATTCCTACAGGCTTATTGAAAGCAATATAAACCGGTTTTTCCTGTGGTTCTCTAATAGGTTTCCCATCTACTTCTACCAAGTCTTCATCAGAAACTTTGGTTCCCAATTCAGGAATTTTACCGTTAATCTTAATTCTTCCTTCTTCTAACAGCTTATCTGCTGCTCTTCTTGAACAGTAACCTACTTCCGATAGATATTTGTTGATACGTGTCTTTTCCATGAGTAATTTCCGTAACCGGAATCATTTTATTCGCCTTGAAATCTAAAATCATTATTTAAAAACTGATCTGTAGCATCCTCGATTTTATAATCTCCGATCTTTGTTCTCCTCAATTGAGTCAAATAAGCTCCTACTCCCAATTCTTGCCCTATATCATGAGCAAGGCTTCTGATGTAGGTTCCTTTTGAACATCCAACGGTGAAACTTACCAAAGGAAAATCAATTTTTATATCATTGAGATAATGAATCGTAGTTTTTCTTGATTTCATTTCTACTTCCTCTCCTGCTCTGGCCAGATTGTAGGCTCTTTCACCATCAATTTTTATAGCAGAGTAAACAGGTGGTTTCTGTTCAATTTCTCCTACGAATTTCTCCAAGGCTTCTTTTACCTGCTCTTCTGTAATATGCGAAATATCCTGATGAAGGATTTCCGGTTTTTCAGTATCGTAAGATTCAGTTTGTACTCCTATTTTGATTTCTGTCCAATACTCTTTAGGAGCATCCTGAATTTCAGGAATTTTCTTGGTGAATTTTCCGCAGCAAACAATCAGAAGCCCGGTCGCCCTTGGATCAAGAGTTCCCGCATGTCCGATTTTAAATTTTTTAGGAAGATCAAACTCCCTTTTAAGTTTATATTTCATTTTATTGACAGCCTGGAAGGAAGTCCAGTCCAAAGGCTTATCCAATAAAAATATGTATCCTGATTTCAGTTCTTCCGCCGTCATGAATGGATATGTAAATATTTTTTATTTAAAGAAATAAAAATAGATTAGTAAAGCAACTCCTACGAAAATACGATACCATCCCCAAGGTTTGAAACCATATTTATTAAGTACTCCAATGAATGCTTTAATAGCAATAAGAGCCACAATAAATGCCACCACATTTCCAATTACAAAAATCATAATGTGATCCTGTGAAGCCATAATCATTTCATATCCTTTCTGAGGGTTAGGAGTTTCTTTTCCCCATGTTTTTACAAAGACAGAATATACCGTTACCGCCAACATGGTAGGCACTGCAAGGAAGAAAGAGAATTCAGCGGCAGCTTTTCTGGTAAGTCCCTGCGCCATCCCTCCAATAATAGAAGCGGCACTACGGCTGGTTCCCGGCATCATTGCGAGACACTGCCAGAATCCTATGGTTACGGCATTTCTTATTGTAATTCCCTTTTCATCGGCAATTTTAGGGTTTTTAAACCATTTATCGGCAAATAATAGAACAACTCCACCCAAAACCAATACTGAAGAAATAGCGATCTGATTTCCCAGAACAGCTTCAATTTTATCATCAAATAAATATCCCAATACCAGTGCAGGAACTACGGCAAAGCCCAGTTTAAAATAAAACTGAATATTTTTCAAATCGAAAAACTTTTTCCAATAGGCTACTACTACCGATAAGATAGCTCCAAACTGAATGGATACCTGAAACATTTTTAAAAATTCATCCTCCGGCATTCCCAATAGATTGGCAGTGAATCCCATGTGTGCGGTAGAAGAAATAGGAAGATACTCCGTTAATCCTTCTACAATGGCAATAATAATTGCTTTGATTAAATCCATATTCTTTTATAAAATTAAAAGATTAAGAGATTGAGATATTTAAAGTAAAATACTCTAAATGTCTTAATCTCTTAATCTCAAAATATAAATTTTATTTATTTTCTTTTTAAAATAGCGTACACTTCTATGACAAAACCTATCACAACAAATAATGGAGCAATTCTGATCCTTCTGATGGAAAAGATATCGTCATTCCATGAATTAGGATCAAACTTACCGTCTACTGTATTGGCATCAGGTCCCATCATCAAAAGAAATCCAACCACAATAAATGCCAGTCCGATCAGCATCCATTTAAAGTTTTGCTTTCCGAAGTAGAATGCGTTTTCTTGTGGTACTTCTGCTTCACTTCCGAAGTCTGAAGCAGAAAATTTATTTGTTTTTTTGCTCATTGTTAAGAGTAATATAAGTCGTCAACGTTTGATTTTAAGAATCTCCATGTTGCAAAAATAGTACTTAATACGGAAATAAAGATTCCTACACCCAATACTAAAATTACCAACCAGAAATACTGATTATTATCCTGTACAAAAGCTGATCCGATCTGGTTTGTGAAATAATACCAGACTCCTCCTAAAGCAAGAAGACCAATAACAGAACCAATAGCACCTAAAACAACAGCTTCAATAATAAAAGGCTTAAGAATAAATCTTCTTTTTGCCCCTACCAGCTGCATTGTTTTGATAATAAATCTTTTGGAGAAAATTTTCAGACGGATGGAGTTGTTGATTAACACTACAGCCAATACTAAGAACAGCAATGAAAATCCGAAAATCCATTTTAGAATTCTGCTTAGGTTATTATAAACATCTACCATCAAGGTACTGTCATTCTTCACATCAATGATGCCCGGAACTGATTTTATGACTTTGATTGCTTCATCAATTTTCGCAGGATCTACATATTCAGGTTTTAAAGCAATTTCAATAGATGACGGGAAGATATTTTCTTCAAACAACGCATCACTATCAATCCCCATACTCTTCTTAGCTTCCGTGGCAGCCATGCTTCTTGAAATATAGGTTGCTTTTTTTACAGGAGCTAACGTCTGTACCTTTTTAAAAGTTTCTTCCTCTAGTTTTGCAATTTTTACAGAATCTTTAGCGTCATAGTTTTCATCAAAGTAGGCATTCACCACCAACTGCTCTTTGATATAGTCAGAATACTTCTGGGCATTAATTAAAATAAGCCCCATTAATCCTAACAAAAATAACACTAAGGCAATACTTATCACTACTGTAATATTGCTGGACCGAAGCCTTTTCTTATTAAACTCATCTACAGATTTAGCCATTAATATTAAAATTTTTGGCTAAAATAGAAAAAATCTTCCGAAATTTGGGAACGAAAAAGAGAAAATCACTGTTAATAAAATCATAAAAAACATTGAGTGTAAAAGCAAAAAAGCATCTTGGTCAACACTTTTTGACGGATGAAAACATCGCAAGAAAAATTGTAGAAGGTCTTAGTTTTGAGAACTATAACAACATCATGGAAGTAGGTCCCGGAATGGGAGTTCTTACCAAATATCTTCTTGAAAAAGATCAGAATATTTATCTTGCCGAAATTGATACGGAATCTATAGAATATCTGAAAAACAACTATTCTAAGGTTACGGAAAATACTTTTGTAGGAGATTTCCTGAAACAGGACTTTAATTTTATCAAAAATGAGCAGATTGCCATTATTGGGAACTTCCCGTATAATATTTCATCTCAGATATTATTCCAGATCGTTGATCATTATGAGATGATTCCTGAAATGGTAGGTATGTTCCAGAAAGAGGTAGCTGAAAGGACTGCTGCAGTTCCAAGAACTAAAGATTATGGTATTCTGTCTGTTCTTATTCAGGCTTATTATGATGTATCCTATATGTTTACGGTACATGAAAATGTATTTAATCCACCTCCGAAGGTAAAATCAGGTGTTATCCGCCTTACAAGAAACCCAAAAGAAGGTTTAGC of the Chryseobacterium capnotolerans genome contains:
- a CDS encoding YncE family protein, which produces MKLKFNQVPLFIGILMIFSHCQDDNHSEIPHDTAFYIDYRSLNGQPDGIAVIELDPEAPNFGNISSKLELGVGVLPHHLYYNQSANKLYSTALGGSYLYQVKTAKDKNGQPILVGATPIDTGENTVGENIFFTNDGRFFMTFMGGAGGPKDGSIGVFNANTNQLIKTIKAPIQDNPNKFIMYPHGISVNEEKGLMMVTSTIHPDLTSGFGNTCTLLDLNTYELKETYQVADSPTDLSSPVEVLLLRGKFPQYALATTMLGGDIWIAPYNAATKKYDAFTKIFDGSTQGLGWTLEMYIDDNNRLYVSFADPGKVLVFDISNLPQLKLLKTLTADKGAHHMVFFKTKKGKEVVAVQNNLLDLPNINSGTISVIEIETGKTLGTVNLRSKYGILPESIEGTNGPSNYMHH
- the rluF gene encoding 23S rRNA pseudouridine(2604) synthase RluF, with amino-acid sequence MEKTRINKYLSEVGYCSRRAADKLLEEGRIKINGKIPELGTKVSDEDLVEVDGKPIREPQEKPVYIAFNKPVGIVCTTDTKREKNNIVDYINHPKRIFPIGRLDKPSEGLILLTSDGDIVNKILRARNNHEKEYLVRVDKPLTPRFLEKMRNGVPILDTVTKKCEVEKIDEMNFRIILTQGLNRQIRRMCEYLGYEVKKLKRIRIMNIKLDLPIGKWRDLTEDELNALNDLLTDSSKTID
- the truB gene encoding tRNA pseudouridine(55) synthase TruB, with translation MTAEELKSGYIFLLDKPLDWTSFQAVNKMKYKLKREFDLPKKFKIGHAGTLDPRATGLLIVCCGKFTKKIPEIQDAPKEYWTEIKIGVQTESYDTEKPEILHQDISHITEEQVKEALEKFVGEIEQKPPVYSAIKIDGERAYNLARAGEEVEMKSRKTTIHYLNDIKIDFPLVSFTVGCSKGTYIRSLAHDIGQELGVGAYLTQLRRTKIGDYKIEDATDQFLNNDFRFQGE
- a CDS encoding undecaprenyl-diphosphate phosphatase, which translates into the protein MDLIKAIIIAIVEGLTEYLPISSTAHMGFTANLLGMPEDEFLKMFQVSIQFGAILSVVVAYWKKFFDLKNIQFYFKLGFAVVPALVLGYLFDDKIEAVLGNQIAISSVLVLGGVVLLFADKWFKNPKIADEKGITIRNAVTIGFWQCLAMMPGTSRSAASIIGGMAQGLTRKAAAEFSFFLAVPTMLAVTVYSVFVKTWGKETPNPQKGYEMIMASQDHIMIFVIGNVVAFIVALIAIKAFIGVLNKYGFKPWGWYRIFVGVALLIYFYFFK
- a CDS encoding DUF3098 domain-containing protein, which translates into the protein MSKKTNKFSASDFGSEAEVPQENAFYFGKQNFKWMLIGLAFIVVGFLLMMGPDANTVDGKFDPNSWNDDIFSIRRIRIAPLFVVIGFVIEVYAILKRK
- a CDS encoding cell division protein FtsX; protein product: MAKSVDEFNKKRLRSSNITVVISIALVLFLLGLMGLILINAQKYSDYIKEQLVVNAYFDENYDAKDSVKIAKLEEETFKKVQTLAPVKKATYISRSMAATEAKKSMGIDSDALFEENIFPSSIEIALKPEYVDPAKIDEAIKVIKSVPGIIDVKNDSTLMVDVYNNLSRILKWIFGFSLLFLVLAVVLINNSIRLKIFSKRFIIKTMQLVGAKRRFILKPFIIEAVVLGAIGSVIGLLALGGVWYYFTNQIGSAFVQDNNQYFWLVILVLGVGIFISVLSTIFATWRFLKSNVDDLYYS